One Miscanthus floridulus cultivar M001 chromosome 11, ASM1932011v1, whole genome shotgun sequence DNA window includes the following coding sequences:
- the LOC136494084 gene encoding uncharacterized CRM domain-containing protein At3g25440, chloroplastic-like isoform X1, producing the protein MATLAPRILRQRPFGSVAFLASIRIRDSWHRMWGSSSSSPAASFECLWGWFGPEAHGWRWRPWFQQPVRCGSTAITLDTDGRFARFGVGDTGVAKQKGRQQSPPKKKMSRKAKVNQLKWYRLKAKKKMKSPNPEVRIRYKLEKAKRKEEWLIEKLRKYEVLRTLEPVHDPEILTEEEKFYLKRIGEKKNYVPVGRRGVFGGVVLNMHLHWKNHETVKVVCKPCRPGQVYEYAEELTRLSKGTVIDIKPNNTIIFYRGKNYVQPKVMSPADTLSKQKALEKYRYLQSLEHTSQFIEKLEKELEDYKKHVALFKNREGVAYEKISNEDTTADDPATTSDSK; encoded by the exons ATGGCGACCCTCGCGCCGCGGATCCTACGGCAGCGACCCTTCGGCTCCGTCGCGTTTCTGGCCTCCATTAGGATTCG TGATTCATGGCATCGAATGTGGGGCTCCTCTTCCTCATCTCCTGCAGCGTCGTTCGAGTGTTTGTGGGGATGGTTTGGGCCAGAGGCACACGGGTGGAGGTGGAGGCCGTGGTTCCAGCAGCCCGTGAGGTGCGGGAGCACGGCAATTACGCTCGATACGGACGGCAGGTTTGCGAGGTTTGGGGTGGGCGACACGGGCGTCGCCAAGCAGAAGGGGAGGCAGCAGTCGCCTCCAAAGAAGAAGATGTCGAGGAAGGCCAAGGTCAACCAACTCAAGTGGTACCGTCTCAAggccaagaagaagatgaagtcaccCAACCCCGAAGTTAGGATCAGATACAAGCTTGAAAAG GCTAAGAGGAAGGAGGAATGGCTGATTGAGAAGCTGAGGAAGTATGAGGTCCTGAGGACACTGGAGCCAGTTCATGACCCTGAGATTCTTACTGAGGAGGAGAAGTTTTATCTCAAGCGAATTGGGGAGAAGAAGAATTATGTTCCTGTTGGGAGGAGAGGGGTTTTTGGTGGTGTGGTTCTCAACATGCACCTCCATTGGAAGAATCATGAGACCGTGAAGGTGGTTTGCAAGCCTTGTCGGCCTGGCCAAGTTTACGAGTATGCTGAGGAATTGACAAGGCTCAGCAAAGGCACAGTCATTGATATTAAACCCAATAATACAATTATCTTTTATCGGGGGAAGAACTATGTGCAACCAAAGGTGATGTCACCTGCTGATACTCTTTCAAAGCAGAAG GCTTTAGAGAAATATAGATATCTACAATCGCTTGAGCATACCAGCCAGTTTATTGAGAAGCTGGAGAAGGAGCTTGAAGATTACAAGAAGCATGTTGCTTTATTCAAGAACCGTGAGGGAGTTGCTTATGAGAAAATCAGCAATGAAGATACCACTGCTGATGATCCCGCAACTACCTCAGATTCTAAATGA
- the LOC136491117 gene encoding uncharacterized protein encodes MAARASSRWMRLRARMETRVPSRAAAVAMASVPLDPPVMKTTGSCTRHTYVSKPAPARRPKQQSRRGSSRRRGETGWLWAWPSTTPSCRRPTAAPPPVAPCELRDETGATIQHVAVAGHALAVVERDDRSDPAIGRVLPTGSWLKDYSLVLAAHLAADCRAGRRLRGATVVELGAGGTALPGVAPVACLGAARCVLTDVATLLPGLRANADAKGMSAAQADVRELRWGDRLQLEDDNERVARGVDHGEGARCPWPW; translated from the coding sequence ATGGCGGCGCGCGCCTCCTCGAGGTGGATGAGGTTGCGGGCCAGGATGGAGACCCGCGTGCCCTCCCGCGCCGCGGCCGTGGCCATGGCGAGCGTGCCGCTGGACCCGCCCGTGATGAAGACAACGGGATCTTGCACCCGGCATACGTACGTCAGCAAGCCTGCACCGGCGAGGAGGCCGAAGCAGCAGTCACGGAGGGGGAGTAGTCGAAGGAGAGGCGAGACAGGCTGGCTTTGGGCGTGGCCGTCGACGACGCCGTCGTGTCGGCGTCCGACAGCCGCTCCTCCCCCGGTGGCGCCTTGCGAACTCCGCGACGAGACCGGCGCCACCATCCAGCACGTAGCCGTGGCCGGGCACGCGTTGGCCGTGGTGGAGCGCGACGACAGGAGCGACCCAGCCATCGGCCGCGTCCTCCCCACCGGCTCCTGGCTGAAGGACTACTCCCTGGTGCTGGCCGCCCACCTCGCCGCGGACTGCCGCGCTGGGCGCCGCCTCCGTGGCGCCACCGTCGTGGAGCTCGGCGCCGGCGGCACGGCTCTTCCGGGCGTCGCGCCCGTGGCCTGCCTCGGCGCCGCGCGCTGCGTGCTCACGGACGTCGCCACGCTGCTGCCGGGCCTCAGGGCCAACGCGGACGCCAAAGGGATGAGCGCCGCACAGGCCGACGTGCGCGAACTCCGGTGGGGCGACCGGCTCCAGCTCGAGGACGACAACGAGAGGGTAGCGCGCGGCGTCGATCATGGCGAAGGGGCGCGGTGTCCGTGGCCATGGTAG
- the LOC136494084 gene encoding uncharacterized CRM domain-containing protein At3g25440, chloroplastic-like isoform X2 gives MATLAPRILRQRPFGSVAFLASIRIRDSWHRMWGSSSSSPAASFECLWGWFGPEAHGWRWRPWFQQPVRCGSTAITLDTDGRFARFGVGDTGVAKQKGRQQSPPKKKMSRKAKVNQLKWYRLKAKKKMKSPNPEVRIRYKLEKAKRKEEWLIEKLRKYEVLRTLEPVHDPEILTEEEKFYLKRIGEKKNYVPVGRRGVFGGVVLNMHLHWKNHETVKVVCKPCRPGQVYEYAEELTRLSKGTVIDIKPNNTIIFYRGKNYVQPKVMSPADTLSKQKVLGRWACAGQ, from the exons ATGGCGACCCTCGCGCCGCGGATCCTACGGCAGCGACCCTTCGGCTCCGTCGCGTTTCTGGCCTCCATTAGGATTCG TGATTCATGGCATCGAATGTGGGGCTCCTCTTCCTCATCTCCTGCAGCGTCGTTCGAGTGTTTGTGGGGATGGTTTGGGCCAGAGGCACACGGGTGGAGGTGGAGGCCGTGGTTCCAGCAGCCCGTGAGGTGCGGGAGCACGGCAATTACGCTCGATACGGACGGCAGGTTTGCGAGGTTTGGGGTGGGCGACACGGGCGTCGCCAAGCAGAAGGGGAGGCAGCAGTCGCCTCCAAAGAAGAAGATGTCGAGGAAGGCCAAGGTCAACCAACTCAAGTGGTACCGTCTCAAggccaagaagaagatgaagtcaccCAACCCCGAAGTTAGGATCAGATACAAGCTTGAAAAG GCTAAGAGGAAGGAGGAATGGCTGATTGAGAAGCTGAGGAAGTATGAGGTCCTGAGGACACTGGAGCCAGTTCATGACCCTGAGATTCTTACTGAGGAGGAGAAGTTTTATCTCAAGCGAATTGGGGAGAAGAAGAATTATGTTCCTGTTGGGAGGAGAGGGGTTTTTGGTGGTGTGGTTCTCAACATGCACCTCCATTGGAAGAATCATGAGACCGTGAAGGTGGTTTGCAAGCCTTGTCGGCCTGGCCAAGTTTACGAGTATGCTGAGGAATTGACAAGGCTCAGCAAAGGCACAGTCATTGATATTAAACCCAATAATACAATTATCTTTTATCGGGGGAAGAACTATGTGCAACCAAAGGTGATGTCACCTGCTGATACTCTTTCAAAGCAGAAG GTACTGGGAAGATGGGCATGTGCAGGACAATGA